From the Trueperaceae bacterium genome, the window CGCCGCCTCGAAAGGCCACGTCAGGACCGCCACCGCGACGAGAGCCAAGAAGGTCACCCTGGCTTCGGCCAGCCTGCCGGGCGCGGCGCGACCCCAGATGCCGACGGCGTAAGCGAGCGCCAGCAGGGCCAGGAGGCTGTTGCGTAGCGCGACCACCGGACCCCAGGCCTCGTTGACGCGAGCGCCGCCGTCCGGCCAGTTGACGTTGAGGGCGACGACGAGCACCGCGAACGTCAGGGCCGTGACCTGTAGGAGGTCGGCGCGTTGCAACCTGCCCGCTACCGTACCGAGCGCCCTCACGGCGACCCCGGCTCCCTACCGCTCCCGCGGGGCGCGGTGGCCAACGCCTCGGCCGTACCCGCCTCGGGCGCCGCGCCGGTGCCGACGGTCGCGAGCCACACGACGCACCGCTGGTCGCCGACGCAGCCGCTGCTGGCCACCAAGGTCCCGTCGGGGAGCGCCGGTACGAGCGAGAGGTAGAGGTCGGGGTAGGCGCCGACCTCGCCCGGTATGAGGTCCGCGACCTGGCCGGGGGCGAGGTCGGGCTGCGCGCCGAGACCCGTGACGTACACCGACGTCAGTGGCACGCTCGAGTCGTTACGTATAGAGCGGCCGAGGACCGCCAAAGGGGCGCCGACGGCGCGCGGGGGCAAGCGCACCGTGACGGAGCGCCACGCAGGCGACGGAACGGTCACCGCCAGGGCGCTGCCGGAGTAGGCCTGTGGGCGCACCGGCGCCGCCCCGGCCGGGAAGTCGAGCACCGCGCGCGGCAGCGTCAGGCTCTCGAGCGCCTCGTGCATGATGGCGAGCGGACCACCGACCTGCGCCAGCGCCACGGCGCCGACGTAAGGCGGCGGGGGTGGGCGCAGGGCCCGCCAGGCGCCGAAACCGCTGAAGGCCGCCACGATGACGGAGGCCAGCAGGCCGGGGGCCCCACCGAGTCTGATGGCTACGAGCGCCAGTACCGCGTAGGCGACGGAGCCGATCAGGATGGCGCCGACCGGGGCCTGCCTGGGGGTGGCGACGAGGGGTTGCGCCAGCACCGCGGCCAGCAGTTGACCCGGCCTCCCGAGGTTGCCGGCGCCACCGATGGCCGCGACCGCGGCTTCGGTCACCGGCAGGTCCATGACGGCGACGCGGCCGGCGCCGAGCGTCGCCACGCCCGTCTGCGGCACGAGCGCGGCCAGCGGGCCGGCCAACGCGTCGCGTCCACCGGCCAGGACGACGGAAGCGCCCGCGACGGCGGCGGCCACGACGGCGTCCACCGGCGCGGAGCCCTCGACCGTGAGGCTCCTGACGCCATCGAAAGCAGCCGGGGAGACCGGCAGGTCCGAGAGGGAGACCTCCACCACCCGCGCCCCGCCCCCGACCGCGTTGGCGATGGCGGCGCGCGAAGCCGGCCCGCGGGATGCCAGGACCAGGTCGAGCGGACGCCCGTCGGTCTCACGGCCCGCGAGGCTACCGCTGGCCACGACCCGCTCCGCGGTGGTCACCCGCCAACTGAGGCTGCGGAAAGGGGGGACGAACAGCTCCGTCTCGAACGCGTTCACCCCGCCGCCGCCCGACAGCTCGAAGGTGAGCTCGACGGGCACCTCGCCGTCTCGCAGCGTGCCGACGTCGAGCAGTAGCGCGAGCGTGCTCCTCGGCAGGTCGCGGGTCTCGACGCGCAGCATGTTCCAGGCACCGATCACGACCTCGTCGGCGATCCCGAGCGTGAACCCGACCGCCGTGCCCGCCGCCGACCCTACGCCGCAGGCGACCAGGCAGGCGAGGAGCGCGAGCAGGCGTGCCACCGCGGCGGCACGCGAGCGCCCGGCCGACACGATCAGGTGCATGGGCCTCGTCGCAGGCATCCGGTCTCGAGCGTACACGGGCGCGGGGGCCGGGGGCGTCGCACGCTAGGCCCCCGCCCAGCCGGCGGCGGTGAGGGGACGAGGTCAGCGGCCGGCGAGCGCCGGGATGAACACGACGGCGCTCACGACCTTGCGCTCCGTCTTGCGGTTCACGACCTTGCCGTCGACGACGAGCGTGGTGCTGCTGCCGCTGTCGAAGCGCATCGCCCGGTCAGCGCCCAGCTCGAGGAAGAGCCGCACCAGGTCCTGCGCGCGCATGGTCTCGGCCACCACCAGGAGCGTCGTACCGTCGGGCATCACCCCGATCGCAGCCTGCTGCGTGAGCCCGTCCAGGATCCGCTGTCCGCTCGCGAAACCTTCCGAGCTGGGCTCGTAAGCGGCCACGCCGTCCCTGACGAGGAGCGGGCCTGCCTCGACCGCGTAGGCGGCGGCCTGGAACCCGGTCGGCCGCAGGCTCGTGTCGATGCTCACGCGGTCGCCGGTATCGAGCAGGGCGAGCTCCCTGTTGGTCGCCGGGTAGGCGAGGGCGAGGCCGTCCTCGGGCACCAGGCGCGGTCCGATCTTGTTTTCCTCGACCACTCCGCCCTTGATGACGAGGACGCCTTGGCTCGGGGTGCCGGCGAGCGCGCCCGCGGTGGTCGTGACGCTCACCCCGTCCCCGTTCGCGGTGCCGACGCGCAGCACGCCGCGCGACGTGGTGATGAGGACGTCCGCGTCGAGCCGGTCGATGAGCGGGCCGCCTTGGACGCCGAACGCGACCCCGGCGCGCCCGCGGCTCGGCAGGGAGAGTAGCCCGTGGTCGATCTTCAGGAGGCCGATGGCGGCGTAGTCGCTCGTATCGAAGTAGCCGGCGTTGAGGGCGACCAGGGCGCCAGAGGCTAGCTCGGTGACGCTCATGGCCACGCGGCTCTCGCCGACGACGCGGAACTCACCGCTGCCGGGCGCGACGCTCACGAGGTGCACGACGCTCGGGCCCGAGTCGGCGAAGACCCGGTAACGCCTGTACGTCACGCCGGGCGCCACCTCGCTCTCCACCTCGACGAGCTGACTGAGGTCGCGTTGCGGCGTCACGTCGATCACCAGGCGCGGCGGGTCCTCCAGCGGGAAGGCGGCGTAGTCGAAGGCGGGGCCGGTGAGGCGCAAGCGCACGCCCTCGTCGACCGGGACGAGCTCCAGCTCGAGGCCCGCCACGTCCTCCGGCGTGCCGGCCGGCAAGAGCAGCCGTGGCAACCGCAGCTCCAGGGACGCCCCGGCGTCGCGCGACCCGCCCGTTCGCAGCCCTGCGAGGGCCGCGGGGGAGACGCCGACGAAGTCCAGGACGATGCGCACCTCGGCGCCGCCGGAGTAGCGGATCCCGGCCAGGCGCGGCTCCGAGACGCCCAAGGCGTCCAGGACGCTCGCGTTGACGAGGACGTCGTCGCCGCGCAGCACGGGCGGGTCGGCGGTCAGGTTCGACAGCCAGCCGAGGCCGGCCACGTAGGTCTCACGGTAGGGTCCGTAGACGATCGACACGGCGTCGCCGTTGACGGTGGCGCTGGCGCCCGGGAGCGCGTAGTAGGCCGTCTGCTCGGAGGCCTGACCCCTGACGACGCCGCAGACCGCGAGGCCAACGAGGAGAGCGAGCGAGAGGAACGGCCTCACCAGGCCTTCGGGTACCGCCGACATCCCACAGAGTCTCGCAGGCCGACGCGAGAAGTTCATGAGCGGGGCGGAGGGCGCTCCGCGCGGGCTCGTGGAGGCCGTGCAGACCTTAAAGGCCGTGGAACAGGGTCAGGATCGGCTCGAGCCCGATGCCGCCACCCAGGATCTGGCTGAGAGCCAACTCGAAGCGGTGGGCCTCCACGTCGCGGCGGTTGAACGTGAGGGCTCCGAGGGCGATGGCGCGACTGCGCAATGGGGACACGCGGGGATCGGCGAGGTCGATGATCGTCAGGTGCGGCCCGACGAACTCCTCGGGCACCCGCGCATCCTCGTCGAGGCGCACCACGAGGTCCGCCCGCTCAAGGAGCGTGTTGCCGAGCGGGTCCTGGTAGGTGCGGGCGTAGAACGTGGCCCCGGCCGCCTGCGGTCGGGTGCGCTCGGCCACCACACGGTCCTGGGCCAACACGGCCAGCGAGGCGACCCCGAGGCGCGCGAGCTCGCGCACGACGGCGCGCGCTTCGGGGCCGGCCCCGAGCACGACGGCGTGCGCGCCGGCGGCGTGCCAGCGGCGCGCCGTGAGCATGGCGCTCAGCGCCCTCCCGAACGTGTGGTCGGCCATGATGCCGGCTTGCGTGACCGTCAGGGTGTCCGCCACGCCCAGGTCGTCCGCGTCCAAGGAGGCGCGGTTGGCGAGCACCTTCGCCTCGGCCTGCCTCGCGTCGTCGAGCACGAGGGCGCCGGCGAAGTCGAGCCGCGGGAGCGCCCGCACCAGCTCGCTCATCGAGCCGTCCGGCACCGGGTGAAGCATGAACCGGCCCGCCTCGTCGTGGAAGTCGCGGAGCGCGTGCTTGAGGGTGGCGTCATCCGAGACGAGGGCGACCAGGTGCATGAGGACGAGGATACCAGGAAGACCACGAAGAGCACGCGCTGGTCGTGCTAACATCCTCACCATGTTGCCCGCAGCATCAGCCGACGCACCGCGGTTCCGGCAAGGATCCGGGCAAGCGCGCATGAGGCGAACGCGTCGCTGAAGCGACGTCTACCCATGCCAACCATAGGCCGTTCCTCGGACGGCCGCTCGACCAGCCAAAGCTAGACCCGCCACAGCCAAGAGTTCGCACGCGGGAGCTGGACCGCTCCAGCCGCGTAGAGACCCAGGTGAACCATGTTCGTGTTCCTCCCAGACGGTAGACGCCTAGACGTGCCTGTCGGCGCCGACGCAGCGAGCGCCACAGGCGCGGACGTGGCGAGCGCCATCGGCCCCGGCCTCGCCAAGGCCGCGCTCGGCATCAAGGTCGACGGCAAGCTCTCCGACCTCCAGAGCGCGGTCCCCGAGGGCGCCAAGGTGGCCATCGTCACCAAGAAGGACCCGGAGGCCGTCCTCCTCGCTCGCCATACGCTCGCCCACGTCATGGCGCAGGCCGTCCGCGAGCTGTTCGTCGCCGAGGGCTTCCCAGCCGCCTCCGTGAAGATGGGGGTGGGCCCCGTCATCGAGAACGGCTTCTACTACGACTTCGACCTCCCGCGCTCGCTGACTCCGGACGACCTGGAGGCCATCGAGGAGCGCATGCGGGCGATAGTCAAGGCCGACCTGCCGCTCGCGAAGTACGAGCTGCCGCGCGCCGACGCACTGCGGCGCTTCGAGGAGCAGGGCGACCCGTACAAGGTCGAGCTGATCACCGACCTGCCGGCCGACGAGCCGATCAGCTTCTACGAGCAGGGCGGCCAGGCGGGCTTCACGGACCTGTGCCGCGGCCCGCACGTGCCCCGGACCAGCGTCATCGCGCCGCACTTCAAGCTGATGAGCGTGGCCGGCGCCTACTGGCGCGGCGACGAGTCGCGGCCCATGCTGCAACGCATCTACGGCGTGGCGTTCGCGACCAAGGAGGAGCTGGACCACCACCTCTGGCAGCTCGAGGAGGCGAAGAAGCGCGACCACCGCAAGCTGGGCGCCGAACTCGACATCTTCGTGATCGACGAGGACGTCGGTCCCGGCTTGCCGCTCTGGCTGCCGCGCGGCGCGATCATGGTCGAGGAGATCGAGCGCCTCGCCAAGGAGACCGAGGAGGCGGCCGGCTACCAGCGCGTGCGCAGCCCGCACCTCACCAAGGAGCAGCTCTTCCTGAAGTCGGGCCACCTGCCTTACTACGCCGAGTCCATGTACCCGCCGATGGTCTTCGAGGACGGTGACAAGTACTACGTCAAGCCGATGAACTGCCCGTTCCACCACAAGATCTACGCCGCCAGGCCGCATAGCTACCGCGACCTGCCGCTGCGGCTCGCCGAGTACGGGACCTGCTACCGCTACGAGGACTCCGGCGCCCTCATGGGCCTGATGCGCGTGCGCTCCATGCAGATGAACGACGCGCACATCTACTGCACGGAAGGGCAGTTCGAGGAGGAGTTCCTCAAGGTCATCGACCTCTACACCCACTACTTCGAGCTCTTCGGGATCGACGACTACCAGATGCGCCTCTCCAAGCATGCGCCGGAAGGCCTTGGCAAGAAGTACGTGAACGAGCCCGAGCTATGGGTCAAGACCGAGGCGATGGTGCGCGACGCGCTCGTCAAGGCCGGCGTGCCGTTCGTGGAGGAGGAGGACGAGGCCGCGTTCTACGGGCCGAAGATCGACGTGCAGATCAAGAGCGTCATCGGTCGGGAGTTCACACTGGCGACCAACCAGGTCGACTTCGCGCAACCGGCGCGCTTCGAGCTCACCTACATCGACGAGAACAACGAGCGCAAGACCCCCCTGTGCCTGCATAGGGCGCCGCTCTCGACCCACGAGCGCCTCATCGGCTTCCTGATCGAGCATTTCGCCGGGCACTTCCCGGTATGGCTCGCGCCTGAGCAGGTGCGCATCGTCCCCATCGCCGACCGCCACGTCGAGTACGCGCGTGGGCTCCAGGAGCGGCTGACCACTGCCGGGCTACGCGGCCGGGTCGACGACAGCAACGAGCGCATGAACGCCAAGATCCGCGACGCGGAGCTCTACAAGGTGCCTTACATCGTGGTGGTGGGCGACAAGGAAGCGGCGGCGGACGAGGTGTCGTTCCGGAGCAAGCAGGAGCCGGACCGGCAGGCGGTGAGCGCGGAGGCTTTCATCGCGCACCTGAAGGACGCCCACGCGCGGCGGCTCCTGAAGGTGAGCCCGCTCGGCTGAGCCGGAAGCGGCGACGGGTCGCCAAGGCCGCCGGACGGTAACGGCTTCGGGCCGCGGTGAGTGACCGCGGCCCGAAATGCACTCGGTGGAGCAGGAACGTCTCAGCGCGCGTAGATCTCGACCTTCTCCATGACGTCCGGCTGCGCGCCGCCGCGCCTGCCCGGGTCGATGCGCTGGATGCGGTCGAGCACGTCGGCCCCGCTGACGACCTTGCCGAAGACGCTGTGCTTGCCGTCGAGCCAAGGGGTGTCGACGAACGTGATGAAGAACTGCGACCCGTTCGTGCCCTCGCCCCTAGGGCCTGGGCCGGCGTTGGCCATGCTCAGGACGCCCACGCCGCGGTGCCGGAGGTCGGGGTGGAACTCGTCGGCGAAGGTGTAGCCGGGGCCGCCCGTGCCGGTGCCGGTCGGGTCGCCGGTCTGGGCCATGAAGTCCTCGAGCACGCGGTGGAACACCACGCCGTCGTAGTAGTGGTTCAGGGCCAGGAAGACGAAGTTGTTGACCGTGCGCGGCGCCTTGTCGGCGTAGAGCTCGAGGACGACGTCGCCCTTGTTCGTCTTGACGGCGGCGCGGTACTCCTTGCCAGCCTGGTCGAGGACCTGCTGGGCCGCCGGGAATCGCGTCTGGCGCTCGGTGGAGAGGGGGGCGACGGGTTGGAAACCTGCGAGTGGGTCTGACATCGTTCTTCCCTTCGGTGTCTTCTCGGTGTGTTCAGCGTTGCTCACGAACAGCCGGGCTCGTTAGCGGGGGGGGCGCGTCAGCGCTGGCGCGCGGCTATCACGACGGTGAGTAGTTCGTCAGGTGCCGGCCAGAAGCCGAACGCCTGGTTGCCGCCTGCCGTTCCGACGACGGCGGTCTGGCCCGCGACCGCGAACGTCTGGCCCGCGAGCGGCAGGGCGCCCAGGAGCGCTTCGATCGCGTCCGAGACCTTCTCGTCGTCCGCTCCGGGGATGTCGACGCCTTGTTCTCTCAACTGCGCGAGCGTGTCGTCGAAGAACGCGATGGCGGACGGCGTGTTCGGATCGATCCTGGTGATCTCGTCGAGCACGGGGTCGCCGGCTACGACGCGGCCGAAGATGGTGTGGTTGCCGTCGAGCCACGGCGTGGGCTCGAACGTCAGGAAGAACTGGGAGCCGTTCGTGCCGTTGCCTTGGGCGTCCTTGCCGGCGTTGGCCATCGCGAGCACGCCGCGGGCGTCGAAGGAGAGCTCCGGCGCGATCTCGTCGTCGAAAGCGTAGCCAGGCCCACCCCTGCCGGTGCCGGTCGGGTCGCCGGTCTGGGCCATGAACCCCTCGAGCACGCGGTGGAACGGCACGCCGTCGTAGTAGTGGTTGAGCGCCAGGAAGGCGAAGTTGTTGACGGTCTGCGGGGCGGCGTCCTCGAAGAGGTCGACGGTGATGTCGCCTCGGTTCGTGCGCAGCACGGCCGCGTACTCCAGGCCGGCGTCCAGCACCTGGCGGGGGGCGTCGAAGGCCTGGACAGGAGCCTCGCTCAGGTAGTCGACCTGCGTGTAGCCGTCCGGCAGCGCGACGGGGGCGAGCGGACCGGCCGCCGTGGCGTCCCCGTCCACACCCTGGTCCTCACCGGCTTCGGCCTCAGGTTCGGCGCCGTCCGGCACGGACGCCTGCCCTTCTTCCCCGACCTCCGGCGAGTCGGGGGAGGCCTCGGCGACGGCGGGGGCCTCCTCGACGGGCGCCTCCGGCGTGGCGGGCGTGGGCGAAGCGCTCACGGATGCGCCGGCGGCGTCGCTCGGTACCGAGCCGTTCGGGGTCGAGCGCTCTCTCGCCAGCCAGAAGCCGCTACCGACGATGATGACCGCCAGGACTACCAGCGCGGCTACGCGCGTCATGGCCGCCTCGGTTGGAGGCGGCGCGTTGGGATGATGGGAGCTCCGTTCATGACCAGGCAGTGTAACGGTTGGCCGGATGAGAGCGGGTACCGTCGGTGGCGACGACCGCGCAAGAACCCCGTTAGAGCACGTGAGTATCGTATGAGACATATGCACTTCAACGACCTGCTGCGACAAGTACTGGAACGCGGAGCCTCCGACCTGCACCTGCACGTCGGCCTGCCCGCCATGGCGCGCCTCGACGGTAAGCTCGTACCCATCACCGAGGCGCAACTGAGCCCCAAGGTCACGGCGGCGCTCGTCGACGCGCTGTGCAACGAGGCGCAACGGGCCACGTTCGAGGCGAAGCACCAGGTCGACCTGGCCTACTCGGTCACCGGTCTCGGGCGGTTCCGCGTCAACCTCTTCAGGCAGCGCGGCAGCGTCAGCGCCGTACTGCGGGTCATCAGCTCGGACGAGAAGGGCCTGGCGGTGGTCAACCTGCCGCGCGAGACCATCGAGCACTTCAGGGACCAGGAGAAGGGCCTCGTGCTCGTCACGGGCCCGACGGGCTCAGGCAAGTCGACGACGCTGGCGAGGATCATCAACGAGATCAACGCCACGCACCCGAAGATGATCGTGACGGTCGAGGACCCCATCGAGTACCTCCACCGCTCGAAGCGCTCCGTCGTCGTGCAGCGCGAACTCGGCATGGACGCCCCGTCCTTCTCCGAGGCGCTCGTCGCGGCCATGCGCCAGGACCCAGACGTCATCCTCATCGGCGAGATCAGGGACCACGCGACCGCGGCGGCGGCCATCAGCGCCGCTCAGACGGGCCACCTCGTCTTCAGCACGTTGCACACCCAGGACTCCGTCCGCACGATCAACCGCATGATCGAGCTGTTCCCGCCGCACGAGCGCGACACGGCGAGGATCCTGTTCGCCGAGTCGCTCGTCGGCATCGTCTCGCAGCGGCTCCTGGCGCGCAAGGGCGGCGGGCGCGTCGCGGCGACGGAGATCCTCAAGGGCACGCTGCGAGTCAAGGACCTGGTGCGCGATCCCGATCGGACCCCGGAGCTCTACGACGTGCTCGCCGAGGCGCGGTTGGACGGCATGCGCTCGTTCGACGATCACCTGGCCGAGCTCTACGGCGAGGGCGTGATCGACTTCGAGACGGGCCACGCCGCCGCGACGAGCGCGCAGGCCTTCAAGATGAAGGCCACGCAGATCGACGTCGGGCGCCAGGTGGCCGCGGCGGTCTAGTCCTCGGTCGCACGAGGACGGGGCCCCTCCCTCAGAAGGGCACCTCGGCCTGCTCCTCGGAGCGGTTCGCCTGCCACGGCTTGACAGAGCGCTCGGCCAGGAGCACCTGCCGGTCCAGCGTCAGCTTGGCTTGCAGCCACGGGCACGACCGCCTGATCTCGTCCAAGGCCTCCCCGGCGACCGCCGCGCCGTCGAGGCCGTAAAGCACGCGGTCGTCGTCGACCTCCAGCTCGAGCCGCACCGGTACGCGCCCCGCGTACTCGTCGAGGAGCGACCGGAGCTCGAGGAGCTGGTCCCACGGCACCTGCGCGACGGGGAACTGGAGCAACACCATCTCCGGCGCGCCGCCCTGGGAGGCCTCCCGCGTGTCCCAGCGGATGAGGCGCTCCACGACGGCGCGCACGTCCTCGCCCTCTTCGCTCAGCTCCACGACCGCCACGACGGGCGCATCCTCGGCCAGCAGCGGCGCCACGGCGTCGAACGTGCGACCGAACGCCAGCACCTCGCGGCTGCCCGACTCGTCGGCGACCTCGAAGCGCGCCATCATGCCGCCCTTACGGGTCGGGCGCTTGACCACGTTCTGCAGTAGTCCGGCGAGCACCACCTTGACGCGGCCGCCGAAGACGCCGTCCTTCTTCAACGTCCTGAAGTGCCGCTCCACGCCGTCCACCGGCACCGAGGCGGCCTCGGCCAGCCCCGGGTACGAACCCATCGGGTGGGCGCTCAGGTACAGGCCGAGGGCCTCCTTCTCGAAGCGCAGGAGGGTAAGGTCGTCGATGGCCGGCGCTTCCGCCAGGACGGGCGCGGCGATGTCGTCGGCGCCGAACAGGCCGAACTGGCCCGACGCCGCCTGCTCGCGCTCGGCCACGCCCCACTTCAGGGCCAGGTCGAGGTTGGCGAGCAGGAGGTGCCGAACGGCGGCGTCGCCACCGGCACCGGTCGACGGCACGAGGCCGTCCATGGCGCCGGACTTGATCAGGTACTCGATCGCCCTCCGGTTGACCACGGTCGTGTCGATACGTTTGCAGAAGTCGAACAGGTCCTTGAACCGTCCACCGCGCTCGCGTTCGGCCAGGATATGGTCCACGGCCCCCTCGCCGACGTTCTTGATGCCGTACAGGCCGAAACGCACGAGCTGACCGACAGGCGTGAAGTCGGCGCGCGACGTGTTGACGTCCGGCGCGGAGACCTCGACGCCCATGTGCCGCGCGTCGGCCACGTACTGCGCCACCTTGTCCGAGTCGCCGCGCTCGACGGTGAGCAGGGCGGCCGCGAACTCCACAGGGTAGTGGGCCTTCAGATAGGCCGTTTGGTACGAGAGGATGGCGTAGGCAGCCGCGTGGGACTTGTTGAAGCCGTAGTTGGCGAAGCGCTCGAGGAGGTCGAAGAGCCGCCCCGACTCGGCCTCACCCACGGCGTTGGCCGCGGCGCCCGCCTGGAAGCTGGCCCGCTGCTTGAGCATCTCCTCGAGCTTCTTCTTGCCCATCGCCCGCCGCAGCAGGTCGGCCTGACCGAGCGTGTAGCCCGCCACCGCCTGGGCGATCTGCATGATCTGCTCCTGGTAGACGGGGATGCCGTAAGTCTCGGCCAGGATGGGGGCCAGGAGTCTCTCGGAGGCGGGGAAGTCGGTGTAGTCGATGGGCTCCTGCCCATGGTGACGCCGGATGTAGGCGGGGATGTTGTCCATCGGGCCAGGGCGGAAGAGCGCGCCTACGGCGATGAGGTCCTGGATGCGCCGCGGCTTGAGGCGCTTCAGGGTGTCGATCATGCCGGAGCCCTCGAACTGGAACACGCCCGCGGAGTCGCCCTTGGACAAGAGCTCGAAGACGGCCGGGTCGTCGGGTGGGAAGGTCGCCGGGTCGAGGTCGATGCCGCGCGACTCCTTGACGATGCGCACGGCGGCTTCGATGAACGACAGGGTCCTCAGTCCCAGGAAGTCCATCTTCACGAACCCGAGCTCCTCGATCGAGCCCATGTCGTACTGGCAGACGATGGGTCCGTCGCCGGTGCGGAAGACGGGGGCCAACTCCTGCACGTCGTGGCGCGCGATGATCACGCCGGCCGCATGCACCGAGGCGTGGCGGGTCAGACCCTCGAGCTGCCTTGCGACATCCACGAACGCGTTGGCGCCGGACTCGTAGGCCTCCTTCAGCTCCGGCACCTCCTTCAACGCCTCGTCGATGGGGATGCTGCGACCGTACTTCGTGGGAACGAGCTTGGCGACCTTGTCGGCCTCCGCGAACGAGACTTCCATCACGCGCGCCGCGTCCTTGATGGCCGCCCGCGGGGCGAGGGTGCCAAACGTGGCGATGAGGGCGACCTTGTCGTGGCCGTACTTCTCCCGCACGTAGTCGATCACCTCGCCGCGCCGCACATCCGAGAAATCGATGTCGAAGTCCGGCATGCTGACGCGGTCGGGGTTGAGGAAGCGCTCGAAGAGGAGCTCGAACTCGAGCGGGTCGAGGTTCGTGATGCCGAGGGCGTACGCCACGATGGAGCCGGCGCCCGAGCCGCGCCCTGGACCAACCGCGATGTCGTGGTCCTTCGCCCAGTTGATGAAGTCCGCGACTATCAGGAAGTAGTCGGGGAACCCCATGGCCACGATGACGCCGAGCTCGTACTCGACCCGCTCCAAGACGGTTCGGGCGGTCTCGTCGAGACCACCGGCAGCCACGAACCGCTCGAGGTGCGCGTAGCGGTAACTGGGGAAGTTCTCCCCCTCGACCTGCGGCTGGACGCTGGCCTCGCCGGCGCGCGCGATGCCGAGCAGGACGGCACCGAGGTCCGCGCTCGCCACGTCCCGCACGCCCGCCGCAGCGGCGTAAGACCGCCAGAAGGCCTCGTCGACGCCTGCGTAGCGCCGCATGAGGCCGCGGTAGGAGTCGACTCGGAGCTGCTCGGCCAGAGTCACGCCCTCCGGCAGCGGCAGCTCCGGCATCTGGTAGACGCGCTTCGAGCCGACCGGGAGCTGGACGTCGCAGAGGTCGGCCACGACGTTCGTGTTGCCGATGGCCCCCGGGTACTCGCTCTCCGGCAGCACGGCGGCCATCTCGTCGGGGCTCTTGACGTAGAACTCGTCGCATGGGAAGCGCATCCGGTTCTCCTCGCTCACCAAGGCCTTCGTGCCGATGGCGAGGAGGACGTCGTGAGCGTGCGCGTCCGTCTTGCGTACGTAGTGCCCGTCGTTGGTGGCGACCATGCCGACACCGTGCTTGT encodes:
- the dnaE gene encoding DNA polymerase III subunit alpha yields the protein MSLQGPQRFSHLHQHTDYSLLDGAARIKDLISWVKEVSPDRPAVAMTDHGNMHGAVQFYKTAVGAGVKPIIGFEAYVAPGSRFEKRRGSSKLDGGYFHLTLLAKDFKGYQNLCRLSSRAFLEGFYMKPRIDLELLREHSEGVIALSGCLGAQIPRTILDVGPDAGERVLLEHLSIFKENFFVELQDHGLDEQRRLNPILKAFADKHGVGMVATNDGHYVRKTDAHAHDVLLAIGTKALVSEENRMRFPCDEFYVKSPDEMAAVLPESEYPGAIGNTNVVADLCDVQLPVGSKRVYQMPELPLPEGVTLAEQLRVDSYRGLMRRYAGVDEAFWRSYAAAAGVRDVASADLGAVLLGIARAGEASVQPQVEGENFPSYRYAHLERFVAAGGLDETARTVLERVEYELGVIVAMGFPDYFLIVADFINWAKDHDIAVGPGRGSGAGSIVAYALGITNLDPLEFELLFERFLNPDRVSMPDFDIDFSDVRRGEVIDYVREKYGHDKVALIATFGTLAPRAAIKDAARVMEVSFAEADKVAKLVPTKYGRSIPIDEALKEVPELKEAYESGANAFVDVARQLEGLTRHASVHAAGVIIARHDVQELAPVFRTGDGPIVCQYDMGSIEELGFVKMDFLGLRTLSFIEAAVRIVKESRGIDLDPATFPPDDPAVFELLSKGDSAGVFQFEGSGMIDTLKRLKPRRIQDLIAVGALFRPGPMDNIPAYIRRHHGQEPIDYTDFPASERLLAPILAETYGIPVYQEQIMQIAQAVAGYTLGQADLLRRAMGKKKLEEMLKQRASFQAGAAANAVGEAESGRLFDLLERFANYGFNKSHAAAYAILSYQTAYLKAHYPVEFAAALLTVERGDSDKVAQYVADARHMGVEVSAPDVNTSRADFTPVGQLVRFGLYGIKNVGEGAVDHILAERERGGRFKDLFDFCKRIDTTVVNRRAIEYLIKSGAMDGLVPSTGAGGDAAVRHLLLANLDLALKWGVAEREQAASGQFGLFGADDIAAPVLAEAPAIDDLTLLRFEKEALGLYLSAHPMGSYPGLAEAASVPVDGVERHFRTLKKDGVFGGRVKVVLAGLLQNVVKRPTRKGGMMARFEVADESGSREVLAFGRTFDAVAPLLAEDAPVVAVVELSEEGEDVRAVVERLIRWDTREASQGGAPEMVLLQFPVAQVPWDQLLELRSLLDEYAGRVPVRLELEVDDDRVLYGLDGAAVAGEALDEIRRSCPWLQAKLTLDRQVLLAERSVKPWQANRSEEQAEVPF